A single region of the Bdellovibrio sp. ArHS genome encodes:
- a CDS encoding discoidin domain-containing protein: MPFSLLIIALVPMFLFQNCGGHFQPLADMASQAQAGSDFCGDGGVNCAGAIPVGSSCQFDGQTLAEGQSVTAFLNSSGSCLSEQRICSSGILSGSYQYSSCRANAEPACLFGGKTVASGEVIVAYLKSTVPEGETCLSERRLCKQGVLSGSYEYSSCETNTYRACLFNGATIAHGQSVTAYASSSGSCQPQTRTCLNGALTGAGDYAVCVAAQTAPASCLFAGRTVNSGSSVVAYATSMVANGVPCQSQTRTCSNGVLSGSWQFASCVSEQPASCLFNGQTIPHGGSRVLYLNSAADSAGRCPTETRVCSNGVLSGTAQHASCTPKIVYGPKNNGKYFAHFLVEPQQIAEVNGYLNTLVVAADEVSLKAVADNNLSAIAVVSSAFFYKDTQTGKFGMYSDYKERWARMVPALQKYKSRVVGLYPLDEPYWHAVNTGVSLETMYNYLVAAADLVKKDFPDIALIYNEAYPMVVSDLRLPPNYDIYSFDCYDGWDLCGFPVPQRPQHVRQPYMSMFNLVKSKVNALNNADGGQRKMLILPPASIFKDGMGNMGMSEVQLRQITDNFMNLAATDPMVWGVVTFLWTSFDEGGGRWMGLKDLSQETRLKFKYFYQQFSGKEIRLKPVAVTAGSTAGGSSISSFTDGNLKSVWNSGKNAGNDTWIQVDLGKNHWVQEIYLAVAQLPNGETTHEIWAGPTESSMVKQHVFSQNTSDGQILHLANSALQARSDIRYIKIKTTKSPSWVAWQEILIHGTPAR, encoded by the coding sequence ATGCCATTTAGTTTGTTAATCATCGCATTGGTGCCGATGTTCTTGTTTCAAAACTGCGGTGGCCATTTTCAACCTTTAGCCGATATGGCTTCCCAGGCTCAGGCGGGCAGTGACTTCTGTGGTGACGGCGGTGTTAATTGCGCAGGAGCTATACCTGTGGGCTCCTCTTGCCAATTTGATGGACAGACTTTGGCCGAAGGGCAAAGTGTGACGGCTTTTTTGAACTCTTCAGGTTCTTGTCTGTCTGAACAGAGAATATGCAGCAGCGGAATTTTGTCGGGAAGCTATCAGTATTCTTCCTGTCGTGCGAATGCAGAGCCGGCTTGTCTTTTTGGTGGAAAAACGGTCGCCAGTGGAGAAGTCATCGTCGCCTATCTAAAATCCACAGTGCCGGAAGGCGAGACTTGTTTATCGGAAAGACGCCTCTGCAAACAAGGTGTGCTCAGCGGTTCTTATGAATATTCTTCCTGCGAAACGAATACTTATCGCGCTTGTCTTTTTAACGGGGCAACGATCGCTCATGGTCAATCCGTCACGGCTTATGCAAGTTCATCGGGGTCTTGTCAGCCGCAGACCCGCACGTGCTTAAATGGCGCTCTGACGGGAGCAGGAGACTATGCGGTCTGTGTGGCTGCGCAAACGGCTCCGGCGTCGTGTTTATTCGCCGGCCGAACCGTGAATTCGGGATCTTCGGTCGTGGCTTATGCAACAAGCATGGTGGCCAATGGCGTTCCCTGTCAGTCACAGACGAGAACTTGTAGCAATGGTGTCCTTAGCGGAAGTTGGCAATTTGCAAGCTGTGTATCTGAACAGCCGGCTTCATGCCTTTTCAACGGGCAAACGATTCCCCATGGGGGCTCGCGAGTTCTCTATTTGAATTCTGCCGCGGACTCTGCGGGACGTTGTCCTACGGAAACTCGCGTGTGTTCCAATGGAGTTCTTTCGGGAACGGCCCAGCACGCAAGTTGTACGCCGAAGATCGTGTATGGACCTAAAAACAATGGAAAGTATTTTGCACACTTTTTGGTAGAGCCCCAGCAGATCGCGGAAGTGAATGGTTATTTGAATACACTGGTCGTCGCTGCAGATGAAGTCAGTCTGAAAGCGGTGGCAGACAATAATTTAAGCGCGATCGCTGTGGTTTCTTCGGCATTCTTTTACAAAGATACCCAGACGGGGAAATTTGGAATGTATTCAGATTACAAAGAGCGCTGGGCGAGAATGGTGCCGGCTCTTCAGAAATACAAATCAAGAGTCGTGGGTCTTTATCCTTTGGACGAACCTTATTGGCATGCGGTGAACACGGGGGTCTCGCTCGAGACGATGTATAACTATCTGGTGGCGGCGGCGGATCTGGTAAAAAAAGATTTTCCTGACATCGCACTTATTTATAACGAGGCGTATCCTATGGTCGTCAGTGATCTTCGTCTGCCTCCCAATTATGACATATACAGCTTCGACTGTTACGATGGTTGGGACCTTTGTGGTTTCCCGGTGCCGCAGCGGCCTCAACATGTGCGACAGCCCTATATGAGTATGTTTAATCTGGTAAAATCGAAGGTGAATGCGCTTAATAATGCGGATGGTGGTCAACGTAAAATGTTGATTCTGCCTCCGGCTTCGATCTTCAAGGATGGCATGGGCAATATGGGCATGAGTGAAGTGCAGCTTCGTCAGATCACCGACAACTTTATGAATCTGGCAGCGACGGACCCCATGGTTTGGGGAGTCGTGACTTTCCTTTGGACCTCCTTTGATGAAGGCGGCGGACGCTGGATGGGATTAAAGGATTTAAGTCAGGAAACCCGCCTTAAATTTAAATATTTCTATCAACAGTTCTCTGGCAAAGAGATCAGATTGAAACCTGTCGCCGTGACCGCGGGATCAACAGCGGGAGGTTCTTCCATCTCTTCTTTTACCGACGGGAATCTTAAATCAGTCTGGAATAGTGGTAAGAACGCGGGGAACGACACGTGGATACAAGTGGACCTGGGTAAGAATCACTGGGTGCAAGAGATTTATCTGGCGGTGGCGCAGTTACCCAATGGCGAAACCACCCATGAAATTTGGGCAGGGCCGACCGAGTCCAGTATGGTGAAGCAACATGTGTTTTCTCAGAACACCTCTGACGGGCAGATACTTCACCTGGCCAACTCGGCTTTGCAGGCACGATCAGATATTCGCTATATCAAAATCAAAACGACAAAATCTCCATCGTGGGTGGCGTGGCAAGAAATTCTTATTCATGGAACCCCGGCTCGATAG